In Fibrobacter sp. UWR2, the following are encoded in one genomic region:
- the groL gene encoding chaperonin GroEL (60 kDa chaperone family; promotes refolding of misfolded polypeptides especially under stressful conditions; forms two stacked rings of heptamers to form a barrel-shaped 14mer; ends can be capped by GroES; misfolded proteins enter the barrel where they are refolded when GroES binds): protein MAKQLKFDVAARESLMKGVDKLANAVKVTLGPKGRNVMIARSFGAPNVTKDGVTVAKEVELEDAYENLGAQMAKEVANKTSDAAGDGTTTATVLAQAITREGLKNVAAGANPMDIKRGMDAAVDAVIKEIGKMAVKINGKEHIAQVATISANNDPEIGDLLANAMEKVGNDGVITIEESKTADTILDVVEGMQFDRGYLSPYFVTNTDSMEVSLENPYILLYDKKISTMKDLLPMLEHVAKQGKSLLIIAEDVDGEALATLVVNKMRGTLKVAAVKAPGFGDRRKAMLEDIAILTGGMLVSEDTGAKLEDAPVTVLGQAKSITITKDNTTIVEGAGDAASIKGRIGQIKKQIETTTSDYDREKLQERLAKLAGGVAVIKVGAATEVEMKEKKDRVDDAMHATRAAVEEGIVPGGGVALIRAEKAIDALNFDNADQKTGAAIIRRAIEEPLRQIVQNAGLEGSVVVNKVKEGKDAFGYNAKTDTYEDLIKAGVIDPAKVTRTALKNASSIASMILTTDCVITEKKEPKPAAPAMDPGMGGMGGMM from the coding sequence ATGGCAAAGCAACTCAAGTTTGATGTGGCGGCTCGCGAATCCCTCATGAAGGGCGTGGACAAGCTCGCCAATGCTGTCAAGGTAACTCTCGGCCCCAAGGGCCGCAACGTGATGATCGCCCGCTCCTTCGGTGCCCCGAACGTGACGAAGGATGGCGTGACGGTCGCCAAGGAAGTGGAACTCGAAGACGCCTACGAAAATCTCGGTGCCCAGATGGCCAAGGAAGTCGCGAACAAGACTTCTGATGCCGCCGGTGACGGTACCACCACCGCTACGGTGCTGGCCCAGGCCATCACCCGCGAAGGCCTCAAGAACGTGGCCGCCGGTGCAAACCCGATGGACATCAAGCGCGGCATGGACGCTGCGGTTGACGCCGTCATTAAGGAAATCGGCAAGATGGCCGTGAAGATCAACGGCAAGGAACACATTGCCCAGGTCGCTACCATCTCCGCGAACAACGACCCGGAAATCGGTGACCTCCTCGCCAACGCCATGGAAAAGGTCGGCAACGACGGTGTCATCACCATCGAAGAATCCAAGACCGCCGACACCATCCTCGACGTCGTGGAAGGTATGCAGTTCGATCGCGGCTACCTCTCTCCTTACTTTGTCACCAACACCGACAGCATGGAAGTCAGCCTCGAGAATCCGTACATCCTGTTGTACGACAAGAAGATTTCTACCATGAAGGATTTGCTCCCGATGCTCGAACACGTGGCAAAGCAGGGCAAGTCTCTCCTCATCATCGCCGAAGACGTCGATGGTGAAGCTCTCGCAACGCTCGTCGTGAACAAGATGCGTGGTACCCTGAAGGTCGCCGCCGTCAAGGCCCCGGGCTTCGGTGACCGTCGCAAGGCCATGCTCGAAGACATCGCTATTCTCACTGGCGGTATGCTGGTTTCCGAAGACACGGGCGCCAAGCTCGAAGACGCTCCGGTCACCGTCCTTGGCCAGGCCAAGTCTATCACCATCACGAAGGACAACACCACGATCGTGGAAGGTGCCGGTGATGCTGCCTCCATCAAGGGCCGTATCGGTCAGATCAAGAAGCAGATCGAAACCACCACGAGCGACTACGACCGCGAAAAGCTCCAGGAACGCCTGGCCAAGCTTGCCGGCGGCGTTGCCGTGATCAAGGTCGGTGCCGCTACCGAAGTCGAAATGAAGGAAAAGAAGGACCGCGTCGACGATGCCATGCACGCAACCCGCGCTGCCGTCGAAGAAGGTATCGTTCCGGGTGGTGGCGTTGCCCTCATCCGTGCCGAAAAGGCCATTGACGCGCTCAACTTCGACAACGCCGACCAGAAGACCGGCGCTGCCATCATCCGCCGCGCTATCGAAGAACCGCTCCGCCAGATCGTGCAGAACGCGGGCCTCGAAGGCTCCGTCGTGGTGAACAAGGTCAAGGAAGGCAAGGATGCCTTCGGTTACAATGCCAAGACCGACACCTACGAAGACCTCATCAAGGCTGGCGTCATCGACCCGGCCAAGGTGACCCGCACGGCCCTCAAGAATGCCTCCTCCATCGCCTCGATGATCCTCACGACAGACTGCGTGATCACCGAGAAGAAGGAACCCAAGCCGGCTGCTCCGGCCATGGACCCGGGCATGGGTGGCATGGGCGGCATGATGTAA
- the tgt gene encoding tRNA guanosine(34) transglycosylase Tgt, protein MNRFELLKTSKKSKARLGVVHTDHGDVTTPIFMPVGTEATVKAVTPAQLKDIKAEIILANTYHLYLRPTTPRIAKAGGIHKFMAWDGPVLTDSGGFQVWSLKDLRKITPEGVEFRSILDGSKHFFSPASVMNAQREIGADIIMALDECTPFPSTAKEAEHSLNYTLKWTAEAMQWLKEHPPIHGYDQQFFGIIQGGMHKNLRKQAIERIAELGPDGFAMGGLSVGEPTETMYEIADFCTDILPQDHARYVMGVGTPWNLLELIERGVDMCDCVMPTRNARNGMLFTSEGVLRYKAARHAEEFDKPVDPNCDCYCCRNFSRAYLRHLHHAGESLGFTLASIHNLHFYLHLMRQAKQHIADDTFEEWKKEQCEILQRDLQ, encoded by the coding sequence ATGAACCGCTTTGAACTTTTAAAGACTTCCAAGAAATCGAAGGCGCGCCTCGGCGTGGTCCACACCGACCACGGCGACGTGACGACCCCCATCTTTATGCCGGTGGGCACCGAGGCGACCGTGAAGGCGGTAACGCCCGCCCAGCTCAAGGACATCAAGGCGGAAATCATACTCGCGAACACGTACCACCTGTACCTGCGCCCCACCACGCCGCGTATTGCGAAGGCGGGCGGCATACACAAGTTCATGGCGTGGGACGGCCCGGTGCTCACGGACAGCGGCGGATTCCAGGTATGGAGCCTCAAGGACCTCCGCAAGATTACACCGGAAGGCGTAGAATTCCGGAGCATCCTGGACGGTTCAAAACACTTCTTTAGCCCCGCAAGCGTCATGAACGCCCAGCGCGAAATCGGCGCCGACATCATCATGGCGCTCGACGAATGCACGCCCTTCCCGAGTACTGCAAAGGAAGCGGAACATAGCCTGAATTACACCCTCAAGTGGACGGCCGAAGCCATGCAGTGGCTCAAGGAGCACCCGCCCATCCACGGATACGACCAGCAGTTCTTCGGGATTATCCAGGGCGGCATGCACAAGAACCTGCGCAAGCAGGCGATTGAACGCATTGCGGAACTCGGGCCCGACGGATTTGCGATGGGTGGCCTCTCCGTGGGCGAGCCCACCGAGACGATGTACGAGATTGCGGATTTCTGCACCGACATTCTGCCGCAAGACCACGCCCGCTACGTGATGGGCGTAGGCACGCCGTGGAACCTGCTGGAACTCATCGAGCGCGGTGTGGACATGTGCGACTGCGTGATGCCCACGCGCAATGCCCGCAACGGCATGCTGTTTACAAGCGAAGGCGTGCTGCGCTACAAGGCGGCGCGCCATGCCGAGGAATTCGATAAACCCGTAGACCCGAATTGCGACTGCTACTGCTGCCGCAACTTCAGCCGCGCGTACCTGCGCCACCTGCACCACGCCGGAGAATCCCTCGGGTTCACGCTGGCAAGCATCCACAACCTGCACTTCTACCTGCACCTGATGCGGCAGGCCAAGCAGCACATCGCCGACGACACCTTCGAGGAGTGGAAAAAGGAGCAGTGCGAAATCTTGCAGAGAGACCTGCAATAA
- the murD gene encoding UDP-N-acetylmuramoyl-L-alanine--D-glutamate ligase gives MSSNLVAPVGVLGFGVEGQSTFNYLVRSGIKEIVVMDKNPVTLPEVPAGVTVKTFSGEGYLDGLKDCVTVVRSAGVYPMSQDLFKFQMNGGIMTSQIQLFLEQTKSKKVVGVTGTLGKGSTVSMISHILTKCGVENEIGGNFGVPALDLLETETPDRISILELSSFQLMTLSLSPDVGVVLRVSTEHLDWHKSVEEYRDAKANLVRWQKRAGTCVYLKDAAPSAKIAGESPAGTKYAVCHADGDGAGDGDAVIEGATLAIDSEKLYLADCKVRGIYQLENMAAATLACKALGIKVADAFEALKSYETLPFRMEFKGEKNGIEFFNDSYATRPDATIAATASMTRPFALILGGSEKNADFTELSNILVKERPNLKRIALIGATAERMLESLSQAGLDAAGIEAKIFPTLEEAFADSLAIGKGGTVIMSPACASFGLFKNYKVRGQVFDKLVAAI, from the coding sequence ATGAGTAGCAATCTTGTAGCGCCGGTAGGCGTTCTCGGCTTTGGCGTCGAAGGCCAGAGCACATTCAATTATCTAGTACGCAGCGGTATCAAGGAAATCGTCGTGATGGACAAGAATCCGGTAACATTGCCGGAAGTTCCCGCGGGCGTAACCGTGAAGACATTCAGTGGCGAAGGCTACCTGGATGGGCTCAAGGACTGCGTGACCGTCGTGCGTTCGGCAGGTGTGTACCCAATGAGCCAGGATCTGTTCAAGTTCCAGATGAACGGCGGCATCATGACGAGCCAGATCCAGCTATTTTTAGAACAAACTAAATCCAAGAAGGTCGTAGGTGTTACGGGAACGCTCGGCAAGGGTTCTACCGTAAGCATGATAAGCCACATCTTGACGAAGTGCGGCGTAGAAAACGAAATTGGCGGAAACTTCGGCGTGCCCGCGCTCGACCTGCTCGAGACAGAGACGCCCGACCGCATCAGCATTCTCGAACTTTCCAGTTTCCAGCTGATGACGCTTTCGCTATCGCCCGACGTGGGCGTGGTGCTGCGCGTTTCGACCGAACACCTGGACTGGCACAAGAGCGTCGAGGAATACCGGGACGCTAAGGCCAACCTGGTACGCTGGCAGAAGCGTGCCGGGACCTGCGTGTACCTGAAGGATGCCGCCCCCTCGGCAAAGATTGCGGGGGAAAGCCCTGCCGGAACGAAGTATGCCGTATGCCACGCCGATGGCGACGGTGCCGGTGACGGAGATGCAGTGATCGAAGGCGCCACCCTCGCCATCGACAGCGAGAAGCTGTACCTTGCAGACTGCAAGGTGCGTGGCATCTACCAGCTGGAGAACATGGCCGCGGCGACCCTCGCCTGCAAGGCCTTGGGAATCAAGGTGGCCGACGCGTTCGAGGCCCTGAAGAGCTACGAGACTCTCCCCTTCCGCATGGAATTCAAGGGCGAAAAGAACGGGATAGAATTCTTCAACGACAGTTACGCCACCCGCCCCGACGCGACGATCGCCGCGACTGCCAGCATGACGCGCCCCTTCGCGCTCATCCTCGGCGGTTCCGAGAAGAACGCGGACTTCACCGAACTATCGAACATCCTGGTGAAGGAACGCCCGAACCTCAAGCGGATAGCGCTCATCGGCGCCACTGCCGAACGCATGCTCGAATCGCTCTCGCAGGCCGGGCTGGACGCCGCGGGCATCGAGGCCAAGATCTTCCCCACCCTCGAGGAAGCCTTCGCCGACAGCCTAGCCATCGGCAAGGGCGGAACCGTCATCATGAGCCCCGCCTGCGCAAGCTTTGGACTGTTCAAGAACTACAAAGTCCGCGGACAGGTGTTCGACAAACTAGTCGCGGCAATTTAA
- the secG gene encoding preprotein translocase subunit SecG — protein MTTLFWILIVVHVFLCLFLSLLVLVQNDKMGGLAGLGGMTSQSAFSTAGAATFIQKLTRVVAVIFFIVVFALGLITAKQDQTVGESAMQKATRENAEQQAPVPALPGDFAAPAVEAPAAPAAEAPAAPATEVPAPAAE, from the coding sequence ATGACAACTCTCTTTTGGATTCTGATTGTCGTCCACGTCTTCCTCTGCCTGTTCCTCTCCCTGCTCGTTCTCGTGCAGAACGACAAGATGGGCGGCCTCGCAGGGCTCGGTGGCATGACATCCCAGTCCGCATTCTCCACCGCTGGTGCCGCAACCTTCATCCAGAAGCTGACCCGTGTAGTGGCTGTCATCTTCTTCATCGTCGTGTTCGCTCTCGGCCTCATTACCGCCAAGCAGGACCAGACTGTCGGAGAATCCGCCATGCAGAAGGCCACCCGCGAGAATGCTGAACAGCAGGCTCCCGTCCCGGCTCTCCCGGGCGATTTCGCCGCTCCGGCTGTTGAAGCCCCTGCGGCTCCCGCTGCCGAAGCTCCGGCCGCACCGGCTACCGAAGTCCCGGCTCCGGCTGCTGAATAA
- the tpiA gene encoding triose-phosphate isomerase: MRQYIIAGNWKMNKTVSESIQLAKDIVEAVKDVKKTEVVIAPTYLAAAKVADVIKGSNVKLAIQDIHWKDQGAFTGKVSVDMVKEIGAEYIIIGHSEQRQYFHETDETVNLKVKKTLEAGLKPIICIGETLDERNGGKLEAVLSTQVKGAFKDVSAEDAAKCVLAYEPVWAIGTGVTATDEQAEDTQAYVRSVVKEIYGEAVAEGMRIQYGGSMKGANAAGLLAQKDIDGGLIGGAGLKANTFKEIIDAAEAK, encoded by the coding sequence ATGCGTCAGTATATCATTGCTGGTAACTGGAAGATGAACAAGACCGTTAGCGAATCCATTCAGCTCGCTAAGGATATCGTGGAAGCCGTCAAGGACGTGAAGAAGACCGAAGTGGTCATCGCCCCGACTTACCTCGCCGCCGCCAAGGTCGCCGACGTCATCAAGGGTTCCAACGTGAAGCTCGCCATCCAGGACATCCACTGGAAGGACCAGGGCGCATTCACCGGTAAGGTTTCCGTTGACATGGTCAAGGAAATCGGCGCCGAATACATCATCATTGGCCACTCCGAACAGCGCCAGTACTTCCACGAAACTGACGAGACCGTGAACCTCAAGGTCAAGAAGACCCTCGAAGCCGGTCTGAAGCCGATCATCTGCATTGGCGAAACTCTCGACGAACGTAACGGCGGCAAGCTCGAAGCCGTGCTCAGCACCCAGGTCAAGGGCGCCTTCAAGGACGTTTCCGCCGAAGACGCCGCCAAGTGCGTGCTCGCTTACGAACCGGTTTGGGCAATCGGTACCGGCGTTACCGCTACCGACGAACAGGCTGAAGATACTCAGGCCTACGTCCGCTCCGTTGTCAAGGAAATCTACGGCGAAGCCGTTGCCGAAGGCATGCGCATCCAGTACGGTGGCTCCATGAAGGGCGCCAACGCTGCCGGCCTCCTCGCCCAGAAGGACATCGACGGTGGCCTCATCGGCGGTGCAGGCCTCAAGGCCAACACCTTCAAGGAAATCATCGACGCTGCCGAAGCCAAGTAA
- the recA gene encoding recombinase RecA codes for MAKKNTTPTSNLSADKAKAVEAAIAQIEKNYGKGSIMALGSQPVEEIPVIPSGCIQLDMALGVGGFPRGRIIEIYGPESSGKTTLTLHAIAEAQKLGGVAAFIDAEHAFDAVYARKLGVDIESLLVSQPDTGEQALDIAETLVRSGAIDIIVIDSVAALVPQAEINGEMGDNHVGLQARLMSQALRKLTGILSKSNTCMLFINQLRMKIGVMFGNPETTTGGNALKFYATQRIDIRRIAAIKDGEEVIGNRTRVKVVKNKVAAPFTQCEFDILYGCGISREASILDLASELDIIQKSGSWFSYNNERIGQGRENTRLFLKDNPELCNEIEQKIRESMKDVELFKLGENDALEAGDDEEAVEVAEG; via the coding sequence ATGGCAAAGAAGAACACAACACCCACTAGCAACCTTTCCGCCGACAAGGCAAAAGCGGTCGAAGCCGCGATTGCGCAGATCGAAAAGAATTATGGTAAAGGTTCCATCATGGCCCTCGGCAGCCAGCCGGTCGAAGAAATCCCGGTCATTCCGTCCGGCTGCATCCAGCTCGACATGGCCCTCGGCGTGGGAGGTTTCCCCCGCGGCCGCATCATCGAAATCTACGGTCCCGAATCTTCCGGCAAGACGACGCTTACCCTGCATGCCATCGCCGAAGCCCAGAAGCTCGGCGGCGTCGCCGCCTTCATCGATGCGGAACACGCATTCGACGCAGTCTACGCCCGCAAGCTCGGCGTCGACATCGAATCCCTCCTCGTTTCCCAGCCCGATACGGGCGAGCAGGCCCTCGACATCGCCGAGACCCTCGTGCGTTCCGGCGCTATCGACATCATCGTAATCGACTCCGTGGCAGCCCTCGTCCCGCAGGCCGAAATCAACGGCGAAATGGGCGATAACCACGTCGGCCTTCAGGCACGCCTCATGAGCCAAGCCCTCCGCAAGCTCACCGGCATCCTCTCGAAGTCCAATACCTGCATGCTGTTCATCAACCAGCTCCGCATGAAGATCGGCGTGATGTTCGGTAACCCCGAGACCACCACCGGCGGTAACGCCCTCAAGTTCTACGCAACGCAGCGTATCGACATCCGCCGCATCGCCGCCATCAAGGACGGTGAAGAGGTCATTGGCAACCGTACCCGCGTGAAGGTCGTGAAGAACAAAGTCGCGGCCCCGTTCACCCAGTGCGAGTTCGACATCCTCTACGGTTGCGGCATCTCCCGCGAAGCCTCCATCCTCGACCTCGCCAGCGAACTCGACATCATCCAGAAGAGCGGTTCCTGGTTCAGCTACAACAACGAGCGCATCGGTCAGGGCCGCGAGAACACCCGCCTGTTCCTGAAGGACAATCCGGAACTCTGCAACGAAATCGAGCAGAAGATCCGCGAGAGCATGAAGGACGTGGAGCTCTTCAAGCTCGGCGAGAACGACGCCCTCGAAGCCGGCGACGACGAAGAAGCCGTCGAAGTAGCCGAAGGCTAG
- a CDS encoding CinA family protein has translation MSDTKGFDFQGADIEKKLEGMSVQDIEREISLLVKAIKEALIARGEMMATAESCTGGLVASSIVNEAGSSAVLAGGIVAYQNEIKEKLLGVRHETLETYGAVSEQTVKEMAAGALRQFGCQWAVSTSGIAGPGGAVPGKPVGTVWMSISWISGNNCLQNDNFCKIFAGDRLKVRVQTVYIVLGKLLFLINNQKSTCTSEH, from the coding sequence ATGAGCGACACAAAAGGTTTTGATTTCCAGGGCGCAGACATCGAGAAAAAACTCGAAGGCATGAGCGTGCAGGACATCGAAAGAGAAATCTCCCTGCTGGTCAAGGCCATCAAGGAGGCGCTCATCGCACGCGGCGAAATGATGGCTACCGCAGAATCCTGCACGGGCGGGCTTGTAGCCAGCAGCATCGTGAACGAAGCCGGCTCTTCGGCAGTACTTGCCGGCGGCATCGTCGCCTACCAGAACGAAATCAAGGAAAAGCTCCTGGGAGTCCGCCACGAGACCCTCGAGACGTACGGCGCCGTAAGCGAACAGACCGTAAAAGAAATGGCCGCAGGCGCCCTCAGGCAGTTCGGCTGCCAGTGGGCAGTATCAACCTCGGGCATCGCTGGCCCCGGCGGCGCCGTCCCGGGCAAGCCCGTGGGCACCGTCTGGATGTCGATTTCCTGGATTTCTGGTAACAACTGTTTGCAAAACGACAATTTTTGTAAAATTTTCGCAGGGGACAGGCTCAAAGTAAGGGTCCAAACCGTTTATATAGTGCTGGGCAAGTTACTTTTTTTGATAAATAACCAAAAAAGCACTTGCACAAGTGAACACTAA
- a CDS encoding DUF5683 domain-containing protein, which yields MRSFIICLVFAAVFGGAAWAQSDSVTTDAPDPVAVPDSAVADTVAGDPLVKGKTGILAIDTLPVNEWDIPTKRNSLPLTMLLSILPGGGHYYTEHYVRGGFITGIEALLIYEVYINKAWQKDRVLEQAQPFRDSVSMITKLIMENTDRDTLRALQDKRNEYAARVREKSDKKMEQEDLRYAENAWLFGLHLYGMFDAFGIWYNNNHRSVELRSMKAAVLWGLIPGFGQMYNGEFGKAGLLYMGLIGAAASIHTSQNMVEYYLDRKHFLAAEGSNSKELERVTERVTYYRKNRNQYIWGLALIYLYSLGDAAVDALLSDFDNPVHFALLPNLTGGAQALLSLDF from the coding sequence GTGCGCTCGTTTATAATTTGTCTTGTTTTTGCCGCTGTTTTTGGAGGTGCCGCCTGGGCGCAGTCCGATTCAGTAACTACGGACGCACCGGATCCTGTGGCGGTTCCTGATTCTGCGGTTGCCGATACGGTCGCGGGTGACCCGCTGGTGAAGGGCAAGACGGGCATCCTCGCAATCGACACGCTCCCTGTGAACGAGTGGGATATCCCCACAAAGCGCAATTCGCTCCCGCTGACCATGCTCCTGAGTATTTTGCCCGGTGGCGGCCACTACTATACGGAACACTACGTGCGTGGCGGGTTCATTACGGGCATAGAGGCTCTGCTCATATACGAAGTGTACATCAACAAGGCCTGGCAAAAGGACCGCGTGCTCGAACAGGCTCAGCCCTTCCGCGATTCGGTGTCGATGATTACGAAACTCATCATGGAAAATACCGACCGCGATACCCTGAGGGCACTCCAGGATAAGCGAAATGAGTATGCTGCCCGCGTCCGCGAGAAAAGCGACAAGAAGATGGAGCAGGAGGATCTGCGCTATGCCGAAAATGCATGGCTGTTCGGCTTGCATCTGTACGGGATGTTCGATGCCTTCGGTATCTGGTACAACAATAACCACAGGAGTGTGGAACTCCGCAGTATGAAGGCAGCAGTACTGTGGGGGCTTATCCCGGGGTTTGGGCAGATGTACAATGGCGAGTTCGGCAAGGCGGGATTACTTTATATGGGGCTTATCGGTGCCGCTGCCAGTATCCACACCTCGCAGAATATGGTGGAATACTACCTCGACCGCAAGCATTTCCTGGCTGCGGAGGGTTCTAATTCCAAGGAACTTGAACGTGTGACCGAGCGTGTTACGTACTACCGCAAGAACAGAAACCAGTATATCTGGGGGCTTGCACTTATTTATCTGTATTCCCTTGGCGATGCCGCGGTCGATGCCCTGTTGAGCGACTTTGACAACCCGGTGCATTTCGCCCTGCTGCCGAACCTCACGGGTGGCGCGCAGGCCTTGCTTTCACTAGACTTTTAG
- a CDS encoding histidine phosphatase family protein encodes MILWTFRHTKPYNPKDVCYGRLDFDVSDTFPDESSSAIEDFLKAGPRPTRLFASPLLRCMRLAEKVSEATKLDIEKDDRLMEINFGTWEGQKLTAVPRTEMAAWKGDWRGFRFPEGESFHDVDKRVEALLDTLDDDGEFLWVTHAGVIAALQHFACGLPDEVFVEGMFSYTMVNRFEFKRNSEGHFRGTFTTVHEGIKMPPLIMD; translated from the coding sequence ATGATCCTTTGGACTTTTCGCCATACCAAGCCCTATAACCCCAAGGACGTCTGCTACGGCAGACTCGACTTCGACGTGTCCGATACATTCCCCGATGAATCCTCTAGCGCCATAGAAGATTTTCTGAAGGCCGGTCCAAGACCGACCCGCCTGTTCGCAAGCCCGCTACTCCGCTGCATGCGGCTCGCCGAAAAAGTATCCGAGGCCACCAAGCTCGACATTGAGAAAGACGACCGCCTCATGGAAATAAACTTCGGCACTTGGGAAGGCCAGAAACTTACGGCAGTCCCGCGCACCGAGATGGCCGCATGGAAGGGCGACTGGCGCGGTTTCCGGTTCCCCGAAGGTGAAAGTTTCCACGACGTGGACAAGCGCGTAGAGGCCCTCCTGGACACGCTCGACGACGACGGCGAGTTCCTGTGGGTCACACATGCAGGCGTCATCGCGGCGCTCCAGCACTTTGCCTGCGGGTTACCCGACGAAGTCTTTGTAGAGGGCATGTTCAGCTACACGATGGTGAACCGTTTTGAGTTCAAGCGCAACAGCGAAGGACACTTCCGCGGGACATTCACGACGGTGCACGAAGGCATCAAGATGCCTCCGCTCATAATGGACTAA